The nucleotide window ATGAATATAACCACAAACCAGACAACGCCACTTTTTCATCGTTCGTCTCCTTTTATTTTCAAGATAACCGGAGGATCCGGTGAGTTAAAAACTATCTTATTTATCAGGCAAAGTCTACCATTTTTGTATCAATTCCAAGAGCATTCAGGACCACTAAAAAATCTGCCGGCAATGGCGCCGACAACGTTTGTCTCTGTCCGGAGTGCGGATGTATCATGCTTAAAGAAAGAGCGTGGAGAAGATGACGCGGCAGAGGAATGCTTCCGGTGACAAGGGGCAGCACTGCCATACCGCCATAAAGTATATCACCTAATAGCGGAAATCCAAGCCCCGCCAGATGGACGCGGATTTGATGCGTGCGCCCGGTGCGGGGGCGGGCAACTACCAGGGCCACACCGTCGTGGCAGGCCAGAGTGGCAAAATCGGTCTGCGCCGCCAAACCGCCGCTGGCGACTGACACCGTCCGGCCGCGTACCCCCGCCTTGAGATGATTGCTGACGGTAAAGTGCTCGGGCGGTGTGCCGCTCACCAATGCGAGATAAGTCTTCTCAATCCGGTGCTCGCTGAACTGACTGGACAGAGAGAAGTTCGCCACCCGCGTCAAGGCAAAGAGGAGTAGACCGGTGGTATCGGCATCGAGACGATGGAGCAGGATTGGACGCGTCATCCCTGCGTTCTCGGCAAATAATGCACTGACGAGATCAAGGGCATTAGGGCGACCGCTGACGGTCGGATGGGCCGGCAGTCCCGCTGGTTTGTTAATCGCCAGAAGATTCTCGTCCTGCCACAAAATGGAGAGTTGCGGGACTACGAAAGAAGGAGCTTCACCATCAACGGTCAACTCGATCCGTTCCCCCCCCTGCAAAACGATTCCGGCACGAACGACACTACGACCATCGACAAAGACCTGGCCGCTATCGAGAGCCCGCTTGATCGTCTTACGGGAAATAGGGGCGATGGCTCCCACAAGATAACGATCGAGACGCACTCCCTGAGCTGTCGCCGGCACGAGCAGGCGCTCCCGACGCTGCGCAGTCATAGCAGCACCCCATGCGCTCCCTGTGCATCAACTCCAACGACCTTTACAGTAACTGCTTGACCGACCAGAACGGCAGCACCGACAAAACGAATCGGCAGATAATTGCGACTAATGCCGCGCAGCACTCCTCCTTTCCCTCCCCCTTCAACCACCACTTCCAGCTCGCGACCGATAAAGCTCCGGGTAAAAGCCTCGAGCTTGACACTCCCAAGGGTGCGCAGTTGTGCCGCCCGCTCCTTGGTCACCTCCGTCGCCACCTGCCCGTTCATGAGGGCTGCAGGGGTGCCGGGGCGTTTGCTGAAGGGAAAGACATGCAGGTGCGTCACCGGCAACGTCTCGATCAGTGCCAGCGTATGCGCAAACTCAACATCACTCTCGCCGGGGAAACCGGCGATGAGGTCGAGGCCGATGGCAAGATCAGGGACTCTGGCAGCCAGGCCCTCGATCAGGGCACGAAAGAATGTCGTATCGTAGTGCCGGTTCATGCGGGCGAGAACAGCATCATCGCCGGCCTGTAAAGGAATATGGAGATGCGGGCAGAGGACCGGCGAGGTTGCCAGCAGCTCGATCAACTCTTCGGGGATCTCGGTCGGCTCGATCGAGCCGAGACGGAGACGATGCACGGAAGAGGCAGCCAGGAGGCGCTTGATCAGAGTGACAAGATTGGTGGGAGTTTCAAGATCGAGACCATAACCGCCAATATGAATGCCGGTCAGAACTACTTCCGGATATCCGGCCGCAACCAGCTGCTGCACCTGCTCCAGAACCAGCTCCGGTGCCACAGAGCGGCTCGGGCCGCGGGCAAAGGGGATAATACAATAAGAACAGAAGGCGTTACAGCCGTTCTGGATCTGCACAAAAGCCCGGCTGCGCTCGGCAAAGGACGTTAAACTCGGCACGCTTCCGCCGGCTTGACGAAGGTCGGAGACATGAACCTGCTCTCCCCCCTCTTCGCCGAGAAGCCGGAGCAAGTCCTGTTTTTCAGCGTTGCCAAGGACGAGGGCCACACCGGGAAGAGCGCGTAGCGCCGCGGGATCGATCTGCGCATAGCAGCCGGTGACGACCACCCGGCAGTCGGGATTGAGACGGCGGGCGCGGCGAATGAGGTTACGCGATTGACTGTCGGTGGCAGCGGTGACGGTGCAAGTATTGACAATGACCAGTTCGGCGCCGGCGTCAAAAGGGAGGATTGTCCAGCCGGCAGCAACAAGTTGCTCTTCCAGGGCGGCCGATTCGAACTGATTGGTCTTGCAGCCGAGGGTGGCGAGGGCAGCCGTACGGATCAAATTCATTGAATCCACCCGCCCCCAAGGACGCGATCGCCATCATAAAAAACTGACGCCTGGCCCGGCGTCACTCCGGTCTGGGGCTGATCGAAGGTGACAAGAAGACTACCGTCAGCATTGGGAGTGAGGAGGGCAGGCGCTTCGTGATGACGATAACGGATGCGGCAGTTAGCGCGCAGCGGGTCAGCAAGGGGGGGAATCGTCCAGCACAGATTGCGCAGGAGCAAGGACGAAACCTGAAGAAATTCCTCTTCCCCGACGATCACCTCATGGCGCTGCGCATCGATGCGCACGACATAAAGGGGATGCGGCCAGGCAATACCGAGACCACGGCGCTGACCGATGGTATAGCGATAGGTACCGCGATGGCGGCCGACTTCCTTACCGGAGACATGGAGGATCGCCCCGTCCTTGTGGCCGCGTCCTCGCTCTTCTTCGAGAAAACGGACATAATCGCCATCCGGGATAAAACAGATATCCTGACTCTCGGACTTCTGCGCCACCGGCAGGGCAAAACGCGCGGCATGGGCACGGACCTCATCCTTGGTCATATCACCGAGAGGAAAGAGGACGCTGCCGAGTTGCTGCGGTGACAGGGTAAAGAGGAAGTAGCTCTGGTCCTTGGCCGGGTCGAGCCCCTTGCGCAGCTCAAAACCGTCAGCACCAGCGACAATGCGCGCATAATGGCCGGTCGCCAGGGCATCAGCTTCGAGTTCGCGGGCGCGTTGCAGCAGACGCTCAAACTTGAGCTTCTGGTTACAAAGGACGCAGGGGTTGGGGGTACGGCCGGCAAAGTACTCATTGCAGAAAGGGTCGATGACCTGGCTCTGAAAGTCAGCCTCGAAATTGACAACATAGAAAGGAATGCCGATCGCCTCGGCAACCCGGCGGGCGTCGTAGACATCGTCGAGAGAACAGCAACTACCAAAGAGCTGGCCGTCCGGCGCGGTAAAGCGCGAGTAGTCCCAGATCTGCATGGTAATTCCGATGACTTCGTGTCCCTGCTCTTTGAGCAAAGCGGCGGTCGTCGAGGAGTCGACGCCGCCACTCATTGCCACGACAATCCGTTTCTTCTTTTGCGTCATTCTTCTTACCCCTGCGGATGCCGCTCCTGATAATCCTTGATCGCCGCATGCAGGGCATCAGCGGCAAGATTGGAACAGTGCATCTTCTGGGCGGGGAGGCCGTCGAGGGCTTCGGCGACAGCGGCATTGGTTAAAATCAGCGCTTCGTCAATCGTCTTGCCAAGGGCCATCTCCGTCACCATTGACGAGGTGGCAATCGCTGCACCGCAGCCGAAGGTCTTAAATTTCACATCGGTGATGACGCCATCCTCGACCTTGAGAAAGATCTTCATGATGTCGCCGCAGGAAGCATTACCGACCTCGCCGACGCCATCGGCATCTTCGATTTCACCGACATTGCGGGGGTTGCTGAAGTGATCCATAACTTTTTCGGTATACATATGAAGGCTCCTTTTGTAAGAAACTTTGATTTGGGGGGGTGTAGGGGCGCCCCGGTGGGGCGCCCGCCTTAAAGATTCTGCAGAGTATTGCAGCCGACCGTGCAGGTCTCGCGGTCGCGGCAATTATACAACGGGCTCATGTCACGCAGCCGCTGCACGATCGGCGGCAGGATCTCGATGACGTAATCGATCTCCTCTGCGGTATTATTCGCGCCGAGGCTGAAACGGGTACTCGAATGGGCGAGAGTCACTTCGACGCACATGGCGCCGAGAACGTGTGACGGCTCCAGAGAACCGGAGGTACAAGCCGAACCGGAGGAGGCGGCAATCCCCTTCATGTCGAGGCTCATCAGCAGCGATTCCCCCTCGATCCAGGCAAAACTGACATTGAGGGTATTCGGCAGGCGCTCGGTCGGATGGCCGTTGAGTTTGATCTGCGGCACGGAGGCAAAGAGTCCGGCTTCGAGACGGTCGCGCAGCGCCTTGATCTGCACTGACTTTTCCACCATCTCCTGACCGGCGAGCTCACAGGCAAGCCCCAAACCGACAATCGACGGAACATTGTGGGTGCCGGCGCGACGATTGCGCTCCTGGTGACCGCCGTGCAGCAGCGGCGTGAGCTTGGTGCCGCGACGGATATAGATGGCACCGATCCCCTTCGGGGCGCCGAGCTTGTGGCCGGAGATGACGAGGAGATCGACATTGGATGCCTGCACGTCGACAGGAACCTTGCCGACGGCCTGTACTGCGTCGCAGTGAAAACGGACCTTGTGCTTTTTGGCGATAGCGCCGATCTCGGCAATCGGGAAGAGGGTGCCGGTTTCGTTATTCGCCCACATGACGGAGATGAGAACGGTCTCAGGGGTGATCGCCGCCTCCAGTTCAACGAGATCGAGCATGCCGTCGGCGTCGACCGGCAGATAGGTAACACTATAGCCGCGCTTCTCCAGATACTCGCAGGTATTGAGGACCGCCGGATGCTCGACCGCCGTAGTGATAATGTGCTTCCCCTTGACGCTCAGCGCGTCGAGAGTGCCGAGGAGCGCCATATTGTCCCCTTCGCTGCCGCAGGAGACAAAGACGATCTCTGCCGGTGCGGCATTGATCAGGGTCGCTACCTGCGCCCGCGCCTTCTCCAGAGCACCGGAGACCTGACGGCCGGCCCAATGCACACTCGAAGGATTGCCAAACTGTTCGCTGAAGTAAGGGAGCATCGCGGAGAGCACCTCAGGACGAACCGGGGTGGTCGCGTTATTATCAAGATAGATGTGGTTCACGGTGATACCTCCAATATTAATCTTTCCTGCGGCGGGGAGTCTCCCGCCGGGAGGACAGGAAGCTGCGCACCCGCTCCGCCAGACCGTGCCAGACACTCTGGGTCACACACTTGTCGGTGCAGGCGCAGTGTCCCTCCCCGTCCATGCAGGAGACCGGGATCAGCGTCTCTTCCACACTATCGATAATTTCGTCGACGCGGATCAACACTGCCGCCCGGGCGAGGACATAACCACCACCGGGACCGCGCACACTATCCACCAGTGCTCCGCGCCGCAGCTTGACAAAGAGCTGTTCGAGGTACGTCAGGGAGATCGCTTCACGAGTAGCAATCTCTTTCAGCGACATCGGTCCGCCATCTCCATACAAAGCCAGACTGACCATCGCCTGCACGGCATATTGTGCTTTGGTCGAAAGTCGCATCCGTTAGTCCTTCGTCGTAGCGGCAAGTTCGGCGCGAAGGCGCACCTGCTCTTCGCTCAAAGATTTGACCTGTTCTTCGAGGGTGCGCAGCTGTTCGTAAAGACATGCCATCGCCTTGGCTTGCGGATCAGGCAGATTGCCGTGCTGCAGATCGGGACGTTCCGGTGTTTTAGTCTCTTCCGCCCCCATCACCACCCGACCGGGGATGCCAACGACCGTGGCATTCGGCGGCACTTCCTTGACAACCACCGAATTCGAACCGACCTTGGCGCCTTTGCCGACAGTAAAGGGACCAAGGATCTTGGCGCCGGAACCGATGACGACATTATCGTCGAGGGTCGGATGACGCTTGACCTTGTCCCAGGTCACACCACCGAGGGTGACGCCGTGGTAAAGGGTGACATTGTCGCCGATTTCAGCGGTCTCGCCGATGACGACGCCCATGCCGTGGTCGATGAAGAACTTGCGACCGATGGTAGCGCCGGGATGGATCTCAACGCCGGTGAGAAAGCGACCAAGATGCGAGGTCAAGCGACCAAAGAAGTAGAGATGGTGCGTCCACAGCCAGTGGGCAATACGATGAAACCATACCGCATGGAGCCCCGGATAGCAGAAGATAATCTCCAGAACGCTGCGCGCCGCCGGATCACGATCAAAGACTGAATTGATATCTTCGCGCATCGCTCTGAACATCTTCGCCACCTCGGCAAAAGTAGTTGACTCATTTTGTCGATTAATAGCATGCCCGACCAATACCGTCAACTATTATTCCGCGCTATTTTTCAGCGCATATCCATGTGTGGGGCACCCCTTGTGGGTGCCCGATTCTGATTCGCCTCAAGAAGGGGCGCCCCTACAAAAACAACCGATAGACCGGGTTCTCGCTCTCATCCTCATAGCGGTAACCGAGGAGGTCAAGGAACTCCCGCAGCCGCGCCTGATCGCCGGCGGGGATCTCCAGTCCGACCAGAACCCGGCCGTAATCGCCCCCCTGCGCCCGGTAGTGGAAGAGGGAAATGTTCCAGTTCTCCCCCATATGAGAAAGGAAACGGCCGAGAGCGCCGGGACGCTCGGGGAACCAGAAACGGAAGAGAACTTCATTGACCACATCCGGCGAACGGCCGCCGACCATATAACGGACATGAGTCTTGGCGAGCTCATTGTCGGTGAGATCGACATTGGCAAAGCCGGCCTCTCTGAGGGTAGTACCGAAGGTCAGACGCTCGGCCTGATTGCGGGTCGAAATGCCGACAAAGATGTGGGCAGCGTCACGATCGGCGAGACGGTAATTGAATTCGGTGAGGTTGCGCTCACCGAGGACTTCGCCACAGAAGCGCTTGAGAGAACCGGGCTCTTCGGGGATGGTGACGGCAAAGAGGGCTTCCTGCTTTTCGCCGATCAGGGTGCGCTCCGAGACATAGCGCAGGCGCTCAAAGTTCATGTTCGCCCCGGAATTGATCGCCGCCAGACTCAATCCTGCCACCTCATGACTGCGGGCATACTTGATCAGACCGGCGACGGCAAGGGCGCCGGCCGGTTCGACAATCGAACGGGTCTCCTGATAGATACTCTTGATGGCGCTGCAGATCTCGTCGGTATCGACGCGGATGATCTCGTCGACACAATGGCGGCAGAGCTCAAAGGTGAGCTTGCCGACCTGGCGCACCGCCACCCCGTCGGCAAAGATCCCGACCGAATCGAGGGTCACGCGCTTGTGCGCTTCGAGTGAACGGGCCATGGCGTCGCTGTCGTCCGGCTCGACGCCGATGACTTTGATGTCGGGCCGCAGTGCCTTGATATAAGCGCTGATCCCGGCGATCAATCCGCCGCCGCCGACCGGGACAAAGACCACATCAAGGCGGCCGGAGGATTGACGAAGGAGTTCATCGGCAATCGTCCCCTGCCCGGCAATGACCAGTTCGTCATCAAAAGGATGCACAAAGGTCATCCCCCGCTCAGCCGCGAGACCGGAGCAATATTCCGCTGCCTCCGAATAGTTGTCACCGCTGAGGATGACTTCGGCGCCGTAGGATTCGACCGCCGCCACCTTGATCCGTGGAGTGGTTACTGGCATAACGATGGTGGCAAGGATGCCGAGTTGCTTGGCAGCGAAGGCGACGCCCTGGGCATGATTCCCCGCCGAAGCGGCAATCACCCCGCAGTGACGCTCGGCTTCGCTCAAGTGGGCGATCTTGTTGTAGGCACCGCGGATCTTGAAGGAGAAGACCGGCTGCAGATCTTCGCGCTTGAGGAGAACGCGGCAGCCGAATTGCTGCGACAGACCGAGGGCCGGGTCGAGAGGGGTCTCGACCGCGGCTTCGTAGACGCGGGAGGTGAGGATGAGCTTGAGCATCTTTTGCATATGGGTCACCTGTCGGCTGATTTAGACTTAAGCTCCCCTCCTTGGTTAAGGAGGGGCTGGGGGTGGTTGGCAAGGGGTCAGATTTTAAGGCGTACAGCATACCGCCCCAATCCTCTACGATTCAAGCAAATTCCCTTTCATGACGCGCAACTTGTTATCGACAAACGCAAAACAACTCCCTATAATGGGCGCCTGCCAATCCCCGGCGTCTTAGTTGCGCCGCCATTTCATTCACCGATAAGGAGAGAGAGCATGGCCACACCGGATTTCTTTTATCAAGA belongs to Deltaproteobacteria bacterium HGW-Deltaproteobacteria-4 and includes:
- a CDS encoding RluA family pseudouridine synthase, whose protein sequence is MTAQRRERLLVPATAQGVRLDRYLVGAIAPISRKTIKRALDSGQVFVDGRSVVRAGIVLQGGERIELTVDGEAPSFVVPQLSILWQDENLLAINKPAGLPAHPTVSGRPNALDLVSALFAENAGMTRPILLHRLDADTTGLLLFALTRVANFSLSSQFSEHRIEKTYLALVSGTPPEHFTVSNHLKAGVRGRTVSVASGGLAAQTDFATLACHDGVALVVARPRTGRTHQIRVHLAGLGFPLLGDILYGGMAVLPLVTGSIPLPRHLLHALSLSMIHPHSGQRQTLSAPLPADFLVVLNALGIDTKMVDFA
- a CDS encoding tRNA (N(6)-L-threonylcarbamoyladenosine(37)-C(2))-methylthiotransferase MtaB, giving the protein MIRTAALATLGCKTNQFESAALEEQLVAAGWTILPFDAGAELVIVNTCTVTAATDSQSRNLIRRARRLNPDCRVVVTGCYAQIDPAALRALPGVALVLGNAEKQDLLRLLGEEGGEQVHVSDLRQAGGSVPSLTSFAERSRAFVQIQNGCNAFCSYCIIPFARGPSRSVAPELVLEQVQQLVAAGYPEVVLTGIHIGGYGLDLETPTNLVTLIKRLLAASSVHRLRLGSIEPTEIPEELIELLATSPVLCPHLHIPLQAGDDAVLARMNRHYDTTFFRALIEGLAARVPDLAIGLDLIAGFPGESDVEFAHTLALIETLPVTHLHVFPFSKRPGTPAALMNGQVATEVTKERAAQLRTLGSVKLEAFTRSFIGRELEVVVEGGGKGGVLRGISRNYLPIRFVGAAVLVGQAVTVKVVGVDAQGAHGVLL
- a CDS encoding tRNA 2-thiouridine(34) synthase MnmA → MTQKKKRIVVAMSGGVDSSTTAALLKEQGHEVIGITMQIWDYSRFTAPDGQLFGSCCSLDDVYDARRVAEAIGIPFYVVNFEADFQSQVIDPFCNEYFAGRTPNPCVLCNQKLKFERLLQRARELEADALATGHYARIVAGADGFELRKGLDPAKDQSYFLFTLSPQQLGSVLFPLGDMTKDEVRAHAARFALPVAQKSESQDICFIPDGDYVRFLEEERGRGHKDGAILHVSGKEVGRHRGTYRYTIGQRRGLGIAWPHPLYVVRIDAQRHEVIVGEEEFLQVSSLLLRNLCWTIPPLADPLRANCRIRYRHHEAPALLTPNADGSLLVTFDQPQTGVTPGQASVFYDGDRVLGGGWIQ
- the nifU gene encoding Fe-S cluster assembly scaffold protein NifU, which codes for MYTEKVMDHFSNPRNVGEIEDADGVGEVGNASCGDIMKIFLKVEDGVITDVKFKTFGCGAAIATSSMVTEMALGKTIDEALILTNAAVAEALDGLPAQKMHCSNLAADALHAAIKDYQERHPQG
- the nifS gene encoding cysteine desulfurase NifS, whose amino-acid sequence is MNHIYLDNNATTPVRPEVLSAMLPYFSEQFGNPSSVHWAGRQVSGALEKARAQVATLINAAPAEIVFVSCGSEGDNMALLGTLDALSVKGKHIITTAVEHPAVLNTCEYLEKRGYSVTYLPVDADGMLDLVELEAAITPETVLISVMWANNETGTLFPIAEIGAIAKKHKVRFHCDAVQAVGKVPVDVQASNVDLLVISGHKLGAPKGIGAIYIRRGTKLTPLLHGGHQERNRRAGTHNVPSIVGLGLACELAGQEMVEKSVQIKALRDRLEAGLFASVPQIKLNGHPTERLPNTLNVSFAWIEGESLLMSLDMKGIAASSGSACTSGSLEPSHVLGAMCVEVTLAHSSTRFSLGANNTAEEIDYVIEILPPIVQRLRDMSPLYNCRDRETCTVGCNTLQNL
- a CDS encoding transcriptional regulator (regulates the expression of the iscRSUA operon) yields the protein MRLSTKAQYAVQAMVSLALYGDGGPMSLKEIATREAISLTYLEQLFVKLRRGALVDSVRGPGGGYVLARAAVLIRVDEIIDSVEETLIPVSCMDGEGHCACTDKCVTQSVWHGLAERVRSFLSSRRETPRRRKD
- the cysE gene encoding serine O-acetyltransferase; the protein is MFRAMREDINSVFDRDPAARSVLEIIFCYPGLHAVWFHRIAHWLWTHHLYFFGRLTSHLGRFLTGVEIHPGATIGRKFFIDHGMGVVIGETAEIGDNVTLYHGVTLGGVTWDKVKRHPTLDDNVVIGSGAKILGPFTVGKGAKVGSNSVVVKEVPPNATVVGIPGRVVMGAEETKTPERPDLQHGNLPDPQAKAMACLYEQLRTLEEQVKSLSEEQVRLRAELAATTKD
- the ilvA gene encoding threonine ammonia-lyase, biosynthetic; the protein is MQKMLKLILTSRVYEAAVETPLDPALGLSQQFGCRVLLKREDLQPVFSFKIRGAYNKIAHLSEAERHCGVIAASAGNHAQGVAFAAKQLGILATIVMPVTTPRIKVAAVESYGAEVILSGDNYSEAAEYCSGLAAERGMTFVHPFDDELVIAGQGTIADELLRQSSGRLDVVFVPVGGGGLIAGISAYIKALRPDIKVIGVEPDDSDAMARSLEAHKRVTLDSVGIFADGVAVRQVGKLTFELCRHCVDEIIRVDTDEICSAIKSIYQETRSIVEPAGALAVAGLIKYARSHEVAGLSLAAINSGANMNFERLRYVSERTLIGEKQEALFAVTIPEEPGSLKRFCGEVLGERNLTEFNYRLADRDAAHIFVGISTRNQAERLTFGTTLREAGFANVDLTDNELAKTHVRYMVGGRSPDVVNEVLFRFWFPERPGALGRFLSHMGENWNISLFHYRAQGGDYGRVLVGLEIPAGDQARLREFLDLLGYRYEDESENPVYRLFL